The following proteins come from a genomic window of Heyndrickxia acidicola:
- a CDS encoding DUF2529 domain-containing protein: MMKMFMTQLNGLFQRIYDKEEPAIEDGARLLAQAIVGDGNIYIKSFKGMDAVAIEALEGAEPLNGAERLLTLDEVTETDRVLVITRFSNDPEALQLGRQLSQKGIPFTVIAGTVKDEETISDLADVYINTSLIKGMLPTETGDRTAFPSSMAALFIYYGIKFALDEIVDEY, encoded by the coding sequence ATGATGAAAATGTTTATGACCCAATTGAACGGCCTTTTCCAAAGGATTTATGATAAAGAAGAACCAGCTATTGAAGATGGCGCAAGACTTTTAGCGCAGGCAATTGTCGGCGATGGAAATATATACATAAAATCCTTTAAAGGAATGGATGCCGTCGCTATCGAGGCTCTCGAGGGCGCTGAACCATTAAACGGGGCTGAGAGACTTTTAACACTTGATGAGGTAACAGAGACCGACAGAGTTCTCGTTATTACGCGTTTTTCAAATGATCCTGAAGCACTGCAGCTTGGCCGTCAGCTATCCCAAAAAGGGATTCCGTTTACCGTTATTGCCGGAACCGTCAAAGATGAAGAGACTATCAGTGATCTGGCCGACGTATATATCAACACCTCCCTAATCAAAGGGATGCTTCCTACTGAAACAGGAGATAGAACAGCATTCCCTTCATCCATGGCTGCCTTATTCATTTACTACGGAATTAAATTTGCATTAGATGAAATCGTGGATGAATACTAG
- a CDS encoding CTP synthase — translation MTKYIFVTGGVVSSLGKGITAASLGRLLKNRGLSVTIQKFDPYINVDPGTMSPYQHGEVFVTDDGAEADLDLGHYERFIDINVTKYSSVTTGKVYSEVLRKERRGEYLGGTVQVIPHITNEIKDRVFRAGQATNADIVITEIGGTVGDIESLPFLEAIRQIKSDIGRDNVMYIHCTLVPYLKASGEMKTKPTQHSVKELRSLGIQPNIIVVRTEMPISQDMKDKIALFCDIDEKAVIEARDADTLYSIPLSLQEQNLDKIVCDHLKLQCHEADMKEWIGLVDKVRNLSKTVKIALVGKYVELQDAYLSVVEALKHAGYSFDADISIDWINAEHVTKDNVKELLEKADGILVPGGFGDRGIEGKILAIQYARENQIPFLGICLGMQLASIEYARNVLGLEGAHSSEINPETKYPIIDLLPEQKDIEDLGGTLRLGLYPCKIYTGTNAFGVYQSEMIEERHRHRYEFNNDFRSQMEDAGFVFSGTSPDGRLVEIVEVKDHPWFVASQFHPEFTSRPTRPQPLFKGFIEASLKNQQ, via the coding sequence GTGACAAAATATATATTTGTAACTGGAGGAGTGGTTTCCTCACTAGGTAAAGGGATAACGGCTGCTTCTTTAGGCCGTTTGCTGAAAAACAGAGGTTTAAGCGTAACGATCCAAAAATTTGATCCATACATTAATGTGGATCCTGGAACAATGAGCCCTTATCAGCACGGGGAAGTATTTGTGACAGACGACGGTGCTGAAGCGGATTTGGACTTAGGCCATTATGAGCGCTTTATTGATATTAATGTTACGAAGTATAGCAGTGTAACGACTGGTAAGGTATACTCCGAAGTTTTAAGAAAAGAGCGCCGCGGGGAATACCTTGGTGGAACGGTTCAGGTTATTCCGCATATCACAAATGAAATTAAAGACCGCGTCTTCCGTGCAGGGCAGGCTACCAATGCCGATATTGTTATCACTGAAATTGGAGGAACGGTAGGGGATATTGAATCACTTCCATTCCTTGAAGCAATACGCCAAATAAAGAGTGATATTGGCCGTGATAATGTAATGTATATCCACTGTACTCTTGTCCCATACTTAAAGGCTTCCGGCGAGATGAAAACAAAGCCGACACAGCACAGTGTTAAAGAATTGCGCAGTTTAGGAATTCAGCCAAATATTATTGTGGTACGTACAGAAATGCCGATTTCGCAGGATATGAAGGACAAAATTGCTCTGTTTTGCGATATAGATGAAAAAGCAGTTATTGAAGCAAGGGACGCGGATACACTTTACTCTATCCCACTTTCTCTTCAAGAACAGAATCTTGACAAGATTGTATGCGACCACTTGAAGCTTCAATGCCATGAAGCTGATATGAAGGAATGGATTGGGCTGGTTGACAAGGTTAGGAACCTTTCAAAGACTGTGAAAATTGCTCTTGTAGGTAAATATGTAGAACTTCAGGATGCCTATTTATCTGTTGTTGAGGCCTTAAAACATGCAGGTTATTCTTTTGATGCTGATATTAGTATTGACTGGATCAATGCAGAGCATGTAACGAAGGACAATGTAAAAGAACTTTTAGAAAAAGCAGATGGAATCCTCGTTCCGGGAGGATTTGGAGACCGTGGTATTGAAGGTAAAATTCTAGCGATTCAATATGCGCGTGAAAATCAAATTCCTTTCCTTGGAATATGCCTAGGCATGCAGCTGGCATCTATTGAATATGCGCGTAATGTTCTTGGTTTAGAGGGAGCACACTCTTCAGAGATTAACCCTGAAACAAAGTATCCAATTATTGATCTGCTGCCGGAGCAAAAGGATATTGAGGATTTAGGAGGTACTTTGCGCCTTGGATTGTACCCATGTAAAATTTACACAGGCACAAATGCTTTCGGTGTATATCAATCTGAAATGATTGAAGAGCGCCATCGCCATCGTTATGAATTTAACAATGATTTCCGCAGCCAAATGGAAGATGCCGGTTTTGTATTTTCCGGTACAAGCCCTGACGGAAGATTGGTCGAGATTGTAGAAGTAAAAGATCATCCTTGGTTCGTAGCTTCTCAATTCCATCCGGAGTTTACCTCAAGACCAACTCGTCCACAGCCTTTATTTAAAGGGTTTATTGAAGCGTCATTAAAAAATCAGCAATAA
- the rpoE gene encoding DNA-directed RNA polymerase subunit delta, producing MSLGQLSQTELREMSLIELAHHYLEEKKQAFSFAELLDDLANLLDLSQDELNSRMVQFYTDMNIDGRFLSLGDNRWGLREWYPFDQVDEEVTTTVKPKKKKAKAQDEDEEDLDLMDEDLDYDDLDDFEEEDLTEEDDDEDEEEEDDDLDDFDDIDENDDESFDDELIGEDEYDLDDEDEEELEEELEEELEEEEKEEEK from the coding sequence TTGAGTTTAGGCCAACTATCTCAAACAGAATTACGTGAAATGTCACTTATTGAGCTTGCCCATCATTACCTTGAGGAAAAAAAGCAAGCTTTTTCGTTTGCTGAGCTGCTGGATGACTTAGCGAACTTACTTGATTTGAGCCAAGACGAATTGAACTCCAGAATGGTTCAATTTTATACAGACATGAATATCGATGGTCGTTTTCTGAGTTTAGGCGATAACCGCTGGGGACTTCGCGAATGGTATCCATTTGATCAGGTAGATGAAGAAGTTACCACTACTGTTAAGCCGAAGAAGAAGAAGGCTAAAGCGCAGGATGAAGATGAAGAAGATCTTGATTTAATGGATGAAGATCTTGATTACGATGATCTGGATGATTTTGAAGAAGAAGATTTAACAGAAGAAGACGATGATGAAGATGAAGAAGAAGAAGACGATGATTTAGACGATTTCGATGATATCGACGAAAATGATGATGAATCGTTTGATGACGAACTAATTGGCGAGGACGAATATGACCTCGATGATGAGGACGAAGAAGAACTGGAAGAAGAGCTTGAAGAAGAGCTTGAAGAAGAGGAAAAAGAAGAGGAAAAATAA
- the icmF gene encoding fused isobutyryl-CoA mutase/GTPase IcmF: MSTVEIYKPVNAIRFVTASSLFDGHDASINIMRRILQSTGAEVIHLGHNRSVEEIVNAAIQEDVQGIAISSYQGGHVEFFKYMHDLLKEKGAPHIRIYGGGGGVIIPREIQELHDYGIARIFSPEDGRLLGLQGMINLMLQECDHPTLTDSLDEEMKKLKTGDPGAAAKLITVAENQVMLNKELAPAVESALAEIKSSVKKVPVVGITGTGGAGKSSLTDELIRRFLNELSDKKVAILSVDPTKQKTGGALLGDRIRMNAIFNQRVFMRSLATRGSKNELSLAIKDAIDIVKAAGYDLVIVETSGIGQGDAEITEISDVAMYVMTSEFGAPSQLEKIDMIDYADLIVINKFERKGSEDAKNQVQKQYQRSHVLFEQELKDMPVYGTIASQFNDPGTNALFAALIEKINDKMGSSWKVSFSKDAKVEKQNIIIPNSRRYYLREISETVRNYHKKAEEQVRLARRLFQLEGAIAAVHESEEQNVEIDYLTKLKDAANEKLTNETKRILKEWKDIKESYSGDQLVTKIRDKEIVTELKTTSLSGLSIPKVALPKYEDYGEVLRWVYKENLPGYFPYTAGVFPFKREGEDPKRQFAGEGTPDRTNRRFHYLSKGDSAKRLSTAFDSVTLYGEDPDYRPDIYGKVGESGVSICTLDDMKKLYAGFDLCHPSTSVSMTINGPAPIILAMYMNTAIDQQIQKAEEELGRILTVEEFADVRSKTLKVVRGTVQADILKEDQGQNTCIFSTEFALRMMGDIQQYFIDHQVRNYYSVSISGYHIAEAGANPISQLAFTLANGFTYVEYYLSRGMNINDFAPNLSFFFSNGLDPEYTVIGRVARRIWSVAMRDKYGANERSQKLKYHIQTSGRSLHAQEIDFNDIRTTLQALMALQDNCNSLHTNAYDEAITTPTEESVRRAMAIQMIITKEHGLSKNENPLQGSFIIEELTDLVESAVLEEFDRLNDRGGVLGAMETQYQRGKIQEESMYYEMKKHSGELPIIGVNTYLNPNPPTEEEMNSIQLARATKEEKEMQINHLKQFQELHKSKAEEALEKLKQTAVTGGNIFEELMETVKTASLGQITHALYEVGGQYRRNM, encoded by the coding sequence ATGAGCACAGTTGAAATCTATAAACCGGTAAATGCAATTCGTTTTGTCACGGCATCCAGCTTGTTTGACGGGCATGATGCCTCCATTAATATTATGAGACGTATTTTACAATCGACTGGAGCGGAGGTCATTCATTTAGGCCATAATCGCTCGGTGGAGGAAATTGTGAATGCTGCCATTCAGGAGGATGTGCAAGGGATTGCCATTTCTTCTTATCAGGGCGGACACGTAGAGTTCTTTAAATATATGCATGACCTGTTAAAAGAAAAGGGAGCTCCGCATATCCGGATTTATGGAGGAGGCGGAGGGGTTATTATCCCTCGGGAAATTCAAGAGCTTCATGATTATGGAATAGCAAGGATCTTTTCTCCTGAAGATGGGAGGCTGCTTGGTCTTCAAGGAATGATTAATTTGATGCTTCAGGAATGTGACCATCCTACATTGACTGATTCCCTTGATGAAGAAATGAAGAAGCTGAAGACTGGGGACCCAGGAGCAGCTGCAAAGCTTATCACTGTAGCAGAAAACCAGGTTATGTTAAATAAAGAGCTGGCGCCGGCAGTGGAAAGTGCTCTTGCTGAAATAAAGTCATCTGTAAAAAAAGTACCCGTCGTCGGAATCACCGGAACAGGCGGGGCAGGAAAAAGCTCCTTAACGGATGAACTGATTCGTCGTTTTTTAAATGAGCTTTCCGATAAAAAAGTAGCTATTCTTTCAGTCGACCCTACAAAGCAAAAAACAGGAGGGGCATTGCTCGGAGACCGAATACGCATGAATGCTATTTTTAATCAGCGTGTGTTTATGAGGAGCCTTGCTACTAGGGGTTCAAAGAATGAATTATCATTGGCGATAAAAGATGCCATTGATATTGTAAAAGCTGCCGGCTATGACCTTGTAATCGTAGAAACAAGCGGTATCGGCCAGGGGGATGCAGAAATTACGGAAATCAGCGATGTGGCCATGTACGTTATGACCAGTGAGTTTGGGGCTCCTTCACAGCTGGAAAAAATCGATATGATTGATTATGCAGATTTGATTGTCATCAATAAGTTTGAAAGAAAAGGCTCCGAGGATGCTAAAAACCAAGTTCAAAAGCAATATCAGCGCAGTCATGTCCTGTTTGAACAGGAATTAAAGGATATGCCCGTGTATGGAACGATTGCAAGCCAGTTTAATGATCCTGGAACAAATGCCCTGTTTGCAGCATTAATCGAAAAAATTAATGACAAGATGGGCTCAAGCTGGAAGGTGTCTTTTTCCAAAGACGCAAAGGTTGAAAAACAAAATATTATCATTCCAAACAGCCGTAGATATTATTTGAGGGAAATATCTGAGACTGTAAGAAACTATCATAAAAAAGCGGAAGAACAGGTTCGCTTAGCAAGAAGGCTGTTTCAGCTCGAGGGCGCAATAGCAGCTGTTCATGAATCTGAAGAACAAAATGTGGAGATTGACTATTTAACTAAACTGAAAGATGCTGCAAATGAGAAGCTTACGAACGAAACCAAAAGGATTTTAAAGGAATGGAAGGATATTAAGGAAAGCTATTCAGGGGATCAGCTTGTTACAAAGATACGAGATAAGGAAATTGTAACGGAATTAAAAACCACCAGTTTATCGGGTTTAAGCATCCCAAAAGTAGCGTTACCGAAATATGAGGACTATGGTGAAGTCTTGCGCTGGGTGTACAAAGAAAACCTTCCGGGGTACTTCCCATATACAGCGGGGGTATTTCCTTTTAAACGCGAGGGAGAGGATCCGAAAAGACAATTTGCGGGAGAAGGGACACCAGATCGTACAAACCGCCGATTCCATTACTTGTCCAAAGGAGATTCGGCCAAACGCTTAAGTACTGCATTTGACTCTGTAACGCTCTATGGTGAAGATCCGGATTACCGCCCTGATATCTATGGAAAGGTGGGAGAGTCCGGCGTAAGTATCTGTACGCTTGATGATATGAAAAAGCTGTATGCAGGGTTTGACTTATGCCACCCATCCACATCGGTATCGATGACGATAAATGGTCCTGCGCCAATTATTTTGGCTATGTATATGAATACAGCCATTGACCAGCAGATACAAAAAGCAGAAGAAGAGCTGGGAAGAATTTTAACCGTAGAAGAGTTTGCGGATGTAAGGAGTAAAACGCTCAAGGTTGTAAGGGGAACTGTTCAAGCGGATATATTAAAAGAAGACCAGGGACAAAACACTTGTATTTTCTCTACTGAATTCGCCCTGAGAATGATGGGCGATATCCAGCAGTATTTTATTGACCATCAGGTTCGCAACTATTACTCGGTCTCGATTTCCGGCTACCATATAGCAGAAGCAGGAGCGAATCCTATTTCACAGCTTGCTTTTACATTGGCTAATGGATTTACGTATGTAGAATACTATTTGAGCAGGGGAATGAATATTAATGATTTCGCACCAAATCTCTCTTTCTTCTTTTCAAATGGCCTAGATCCGGAATATACGGTTATTGGCCGTGTAGCAAGAAGAATTTGGTCCGTTGCCATGAGAGATAAGTACGGAGCAAATGAAAGAAGCCAGAAGCTTAAGTACCATATTCAAACTTCCGGACGCTCCCTTCACGCACAGGAAATTGATTTCAATGATATTCGGACGACGCTTCAAGCCCTAATGGCACTGCAGGATAATTGCAACTCCCTTCATACAAATGCATATGATGAGGCTATTACCACGCCGACAGAAGAATCTGTCCGCCGTGCTATGGCCATTCAAATGATTATTACTAAGGAGCATGGATTATCTAAAAATGAAAATCCGTTGCAGGGTTCCTTTATTATTGAAGAGCTTACTGATTTAGTAGAATCGGCAGTGCTGGAGGAGTTTGACCGTCTTAATGACCGCGGCGGAGTATTGGGTGCTATGGAAACCCAGTATCAGCGCGGAAAAATACAAGAAGAATCTATGTACTATGAAATGAAAAAACATTCTGGTGAGCTGCCAATCATAGGGGTGAATACCTATTTAAATCCTAACCCTCCAACAGAAGAGGAAATGAACAGCATACAACTGGCACGCGCAACCAAAGAGGAAAAAGAAATGCAAATCAATCATCTTAAACAATTTCAGGAGCTGCACAAATCCAAAGCGGAAGAGGCCTTGGAAAAATTAAAACAGACGGCTGTAACGGGCGGCAATATATTTGAAGAGTTAATGGAAACGGTTAAAACAGCAAGCCTTGGCCAAATTACTCATGCATTATATGAGGTTGGCGGGCAGTATCGTAGAAATATGTAA
- a CDS encoding TetR/AcrR family transcriptional regulator — protein sequence MNKKRTVHASVKDERLVNMRRDQMIRGAVSLFKEKGFHRTTTREIAQAAGFSIGTLYEYIRSKEDILYLVCDRIYDQVRARLEGMDVEKGTLKSLKLGIAYYFNIMNEMQDEVLVMYQEAKSLSKDALPYVLKKEVEMVGMFETIILKCVENGELVMEEKQIDLLAHNIFVQGQMWGFRRWALKNKYTIDEYIQLQIDLLFSGIEGFQSQLKEGELYEHS from the coding sequence ATGAACAAAAAACGCACTGTACATGCCTCCGTAAAGGATGAGCGGCTTGTCAATATGCGCAGGGATCAAATGATTCGGGGGGCAGTGTCACTTTTTAAAGAAAAAGGTTTCCATCGAACCACTACAAGAGAAATAGCGCAGGCTGCGGGTTTTAGTATTGGTACTCTTTATGAGTATATCCGGTCAAAGGAAGATATTTTATATCTTGTCTGTGATCGTATTTACGATCAAGTGAGAGCCAGGCTCGAGGGGATGGATGTTGAAAAAGGCACCTTGAAAAGCCTGAAGCTGGGCATTGCGTATTATTTTAACATTATGAATGAAATGCAGGATGAGGTTCTTGTCATGTACCAGGAAGCAAAGTCCTTATCAAAAGATGCCCTTCCTTATGTACTAAAGAAGGAAGTGGAAATGGTGGGGATGTTTGAAACCATTATTCTAAAATGTGTGGAAAATGGAGAACTGGTAATGGAGGAAAAACAAATCGATCTGTTAGCCCACAATATTTTTGTACAGGGGCAGATGTGGGGATTCCGCCGCTGGGCATTAAAGAATAAATATACAATTGACGAATACATTCAGCTGCAAATTGATTTGCTATTTTCAGGCATAGAGGGTTTTCAGTCTCAGCTGAAAGAGGGAGAGTTGTATGAGCACAGTTGA
- a CDS encoding acyl-CoA dehydrogenase — MNFRLSEEHEMIRKMVRDFALKEVAPTAAERDEEERFDINIFKKMAELGLTGIPWAEEYGGIGSDFLAYCIAVEELSRVCASTGVTLSAHTSLAGWPIYKFGSEEQKQKYLKPMAQGEKIGAYGLTEPGSGSDAGGMRTTARRDGDDYVINGSKIFITNGGVADTYVVFALTDPTSKHKGTSAFIIEKDFPGFSVGKKEKKLGIRSSPTTEIIFEDCRVPKENLLGSEGDGFKIAMMTLDGGRNGIAAQAVGIAQGALDAAVAYAKDREQFGKPIAANQGISFKLADMATEIEAARLLTYQAAWLESNGLPYGKESAMSKLFAGDTAMKVTTEAVQIFGGYGYTKDYPVERYMRDAKITQIYEGTQEIQRLVISRMLTK, encoded by the coding sequence ATGAATTTCCGTTTAAGCGAAGAACATGAAATGATTAGAAAAATGGTTAGGGACTTTGCATTAAAAGAAGTAGCACCAACTGCAGCCGAGCGGGACGAGGAAGAACGCTTTGACATCAACATTTTTAAAAAAATGGCTGAGCTGGGACTGACGGGCATTCCGTGGGCAGAGGAATATGGCGGGATTGGAAGCGACTTTCTTGCTTATTGTATAGCCGTTGAAGAGCTTTCACGAGTATGTGCCTCAACAGGTGTAACCCTATCTGCCCATACATCATTGGCAGGGTGGCCGATTTATAAATTCGGCTCTGAAGAACAAAAACAAAAATATTTAAAACCTATGGCACAGGGCGAGAAAATTGGGGCATATGGTCTGACGGAGCCTGGGTCTGGCTCCGATGCAGGCGGAATGAGAACGACAGCACGCCGTGATGGAGATGACTACGTAATAAATGGTTCTAAAATCTTTATTACAAACGGCGGTGTAGCTGATACGTATGTAGTATTCGCATTGACAGATCCTACATCAAAACATAAGGGCACTAGTGCTTTCATTATCGAAAAAGATTTTCCAGGTTTCTCGGTAGGCAAGAAAGAGAAAAAGCTGGGTATCCGTTCATCTCCTACTACTGAAATTATTTTTGAAGATTGCAGAGTTCCTAAAGAGAACCTTCTTGGAAGTGAAGGGGACGGATTTAAAATTGCGATGATGACACTGGATGGAGGAAGAAATGGGATAGCAGCACAAGCTGTTGGAATTGCCCAAGGTGCACTTGATGCTGCTGTTGCATATGCAAAAGACCGGGAACAATTCGGTAAGCCTATTGCTGCTAATCAGGGGATTTCCTTTAAGCTAGCGGATATGGCTACTGAAATTGAAGCTGCACGCCTTTTAACCTACCAGGCTGCCTGGCTTGAATCAAACGGCCTTCCATATGGAAAGGAGTCGGCAATGAGCAAACTGTTTGCCGGTGACACGGCCATGAAGGTAACAACAGAAGCTGTTCAAATCTTTGGAGGGTACGGATACACCAAGGATTATCCGGTTGAAAGATATATGCGGGATGCAAAAATTACTCAAATATACGAAGGTACTCAAGAAATTCAAAGACTCGTCATCTCAAGAATGCTGACCAAATAA
- a CDS encoding acyl-CoA dehydrogenase, with product MDLHFTEEQQMIRKLARDFAAAEIEPFIEKMENGEFPRAIVNKMADLGLMGMMVPEQYGGSEMDFTSYVIVINEISKVSATVGVILSVHTSVGTNPILYFGTEEQKKKYLPQLAAGNFLGAFALTEPSAGSDAGSLKTRALKRGDHYILNGSKVFITNGGEADTYIVFARTEQSAGMKGISAFIVEKGTEGFIIGKDEHKMGLHGSRTVELIFDNMPVPADNLLGKEGEGFKVAMANLEAGRIGIAAQALGIAEAALDNSLAYAKEREQFGKPIASQQGIGFKLADMATKVEAARLLVYRAAELRALGLPCKKEASMAKLFASKTAVETAIEAVQIFGGYGYTKDFPVERLFRDAKITEIYEGTSEVQRMVICKSIC from the coding sequence ATGGATCTGCACTTTACAGAAGAACAGCAAATGATACGAAAGCTGGCTCGGGATTTTGCCGCAGCAGAAATAGAGCCTTTTATAGAAAAAATGGAGAACGGAGAATTCCCAAGGGCTATTGTAAATAAAATGGCAGATCTGGGTTTAATGGGGATGATGGTTCCGGAACAATACGGCGGCTCAGAAATGGATTTTACGTCTTATGTAATTGTAATCAATGAAATATCCAAGGTAAGTGCCACTGTAGGAGTAATCTTATCTGTCCATACCTCTGTCGGTACAAACCCAATTTTATATTTTGGAACAGAGGAACAAAAAAAGAAGTACCTTCCTCAGCTTGCGGCAGGGAACTTTTTAGGGGCATTTGCCTTAACGGAACCAAGTGCCGGGTCAGACGCAGGCAGCCTAAAAACAAGAGCCTTAAAACGGGGAGACCATTATATTTTAAATGGCTCAAAAGTCTTTATTACAAACGGCGGAGAAGCAGATACCTATATTGTTTTTGCCAGGACGGAACAAAGTGCCGGAATGAAAGGAATCTCTGCGTTTATTGTGGAAAAGGGGACGGAAGGTTTTATTATCGGGAAAGATGAACATAAAATGGGCCTCCATGGTTCCAGAACGGTTGAGCTCATTTTTGATAATATGCCGGTGCCAGCGGATAATCTCCTTGGAAAAGAAGGAGAGGGATTTAAAGTAGCAATGGCAAACCTTGAAGCAGGCAGGATCGGAATTGCGGCCCAGGCGCTTGGAATTGCTGAAGCGGCCTTGGATAATTCTTTAGCCTATGCAAAAGAGCGGGAGCAATTCGGAAAACCGATTGCCAGCCAGCAGGGAATTGGTTTTAAGCTTGCCGACATGGCCACTAAGGTAGAGGCAGCCAGGCTTCTTGTCTACAGAGCAGCGGAACTCCGTGCCTTAGGTCTTCCTTGCAAAAAAGAGGCCTCGATGGCAAAGCTGTTCGCCTCAAAAACCGCGGTTGAGACGGCTATAGAAGCTGTTCAAATTTTTGGCGGCTATGGCTATACAAAGGACTTTCCGGTTGAGCGGCTTTTCAGAGATGCGAAGATTACAGAAATCTATGAAGGAACAAGTGAAGTCCAACGAATGGTTATCTGCAAAAGTATATGTTGA